GATCAGCATGcatatatttattgattggttgGCTAATTTCTGAATGTACACAGTTTCAGGGTGTGGCTTTGGGTGAGTCTCACCACAGTTTATAGAGTCTCTCAAACAATTTCACAGGTATGCTTTAGATGGCTGCCAATGCCAttttgtgtgggtgctgtggTTCATAGCCATATCTACCATCCTGCCAGGTGCCTTTCCCAGGGTACCTCTGCAGCTGATAACTCATCCAAGGAGGGATGCCTTTACCTATGGTGCTGGCTTTAGGGTCCAGTATGGGTAGCTGTATAGACCCTGACTCATCACAGGCCTGAGCTGGGTTCAGCTTCAGCCTTCTAGCTTTGGAAGCCTGGTAGTGTTGGGATTGTCTGTTTTGACCACTATCAGGAACACAGCTTTTGGAACTTCCATCTGGTAGGGGTTCCTTTTGGTCCTGAGGGCCAGGCTAGAGATAGAAAGCTAAGTCAGTCATTGGGGTGGAGGACACCACCATCCATGCTTGGAGAACAGTCTCACATTAGTGAAAAGGTATGGACTAAATGTGGCATAGGGGAAGACCTGCAGGAATAGGCTAGGGGCTAGCGTCAGCAACATCAGTCTGTGTGTGAACTCCAGGCAAACAGGCCTTTCAGAGTCTCAATCTCTCTGCTTGTGACGTGGGACCACTTATTCTAGAGGCTGATGAACATGGGTGTTTTGTGGGTCCTTCATGGACTACTGCTGTTTTCAGTTGGCATggaactcttactatttccatgTTCACAGACAAGGAAACATAGGTTCAGAGAAATCAGGTGTTCTTGGCAAAGAGTCCTATAGGTAGGAGGATGCAGTCAGCATTGGAGTCCTTGTCTAGTTCCTTGAACCTCATTTTCTGTAGCAATAGGTTTCAAAGTCATGTAGTTTCCGACTGTagtgaggaccagagttttgGCCTGGCCTGGGAAACTGCATCAATCTAGCATTTGGGTGGCAGCTCATTGAGGTTTTGAGAAAATGAGTGCGAATATCATGGTGAAATTTTTCCTAGGTTGTGTGACCGAGATTCCAGAAAAAAGAGAGACTGatacaggaagagaagaaggaggggcgGGCTCCTGGCAAGGCATTTGTTCCTGAATAGAGTCCTGCAAAGGTCAGTAGGTGGGATGGTTCAGAGGAGTGGAGGTTAGGGTGGGGTTGCTGCACACGTGGTGTGGCATTTGGAACTGGGCCCTGGGTGGATCAAAGGGCCAGTTACCCCATtttgtctatcttctttattGTGCACTGGGAGAACATCCACAGTGGAAAAACATGAAGCAGATGGCCTCCACTCCCCTCAGGAACCCCTCTCTTGGCCAGCGGTGAGCCAGAGCTGAGGGTGCAGGTGCATGGAACTTGGGCTCCATTCCTTTGATGTGCACTGCACCAAAAGATGTCTGGCTTTCTCATGCCTTTCTGCCCTCCATGTCTCCGTGACCAGAGCTCTGTTTTTTCACCTCATcccagatggaaaaggaggaggaggcaacCCGGGAGCTGCTGCTGCCTAACTGGCAGGGCAGCGGCTCCCATGGGCTGACCATTGCCCAGAGGGACGACGGAGTCTTTGTACAGGAGGTGATGCAGAACTCCCCTGCGGCCCGCACTGGAGTGGTCAAGGAGGGTGAGTCTCTCAAGGATAGTGACTGGGTATTGGGGGGTGAGATGGGGAAGGGTGGGAGGCAGGGGGCCAGGCAGAAATGACCAAAATGACTGTGGAAGGCCTGGATCCAATAGCCTAAGGATGGTTACTATCCAATCCCTGTCCTTCTTTGTGACTCTGTCTTGCTCGTGAATCTCAGGGGGGACAGTCATGTGGAGTCTTGGAGACTGGCCTTGTCTTCAGATCTGATTCTGCTGTCCTCACCAGTTCTGCAGCTCTGTGTATAATAGTTGGCCTTTCAAGCCACAGTTTCTTCACCTGTTCAACGAATGGACAATGCTGTTGTCTGTATGATATCTATGAAGTTAAAGGGAGGTCAGTTGTGTGTTTTGTGGTGCTTTCTTGAGAACTGTGGGTCTTTGCCTAATTCTTGTACTTCCTTTCTTAGGGGACCAGATTGTGGGTGCCACCATCTACTTTGACAATCTGCAATCCGGTGAGGTGACCCAGTTGCTGAACACCATGGGGCATCACACTGTTGGCTTGAAGTTGCACCGTAAGGGGGACCGTTCCCCCGAGCCTGGACAGACCTGGACCCATGAAGTCTTCAGCTCCCGTAGCTCTGAGGTGGTTCTGGTGAGTACCTGGTGACCCACCTTTGCTCTGAGCTCCCCATGATTTGGGTAGCCTTTTGGCTGCACTTCCTGAGCcttctcccctttttttttttttttttgcctctctgCACTCTCTTGTGACTTCTCTGCTGGTTTCTTCCTGTTTGTATGTGGCATGTGGCTGGATTCTGTTCTTACAAGTATAGTGTTCCTTCAGTCTCTTGAGACTGTGCCAAGGCGTTGGAACCAACGCAAGCAGTGGGGGCTTAGATGCCAAGAGAAAGGTTGGCTGCTTTACTAGAGCCTTTGAAATGACTTCACTGGTGTTCAACATGCCTCTCTGCATTCCGTGAGCAAGAAGATGAGCAGCACAGTGCTTGTGGGaaatgcttcttcttcttttttttgtaaattaatttttttgagacagagtttatcTGTGTGGTCTCGGCTGTCCTgtgctcactttgtagatcaggctggtctcaaactcacagagaccctcctgcctctgcctccctgagtgctgggattacaggtgtgtgccatcgaGCCTGGCTGGGAAATGCTTCTTTACTCCTAATGGCTTGCTTTCATTGAATGAGCTGTGTGTCCTCAAAGTGAAGTATTAGCCAGGCCATCAGCCTTCACAAATGCTTTTCAGTGTGCTTCTGGAAGACCTTCTCAAACAATCAAGCCAGTGAGTTGAGAGTTAAAGGATGAAGGGAGTGGTTGGGATGGGTCTCTGAACTATCAGCAGATTGTAGAGCCTCCTCCCAGGCAGCACAGTCCAGGAATCTACATATTTCCTAACCCCGCCATGACTTTTGCTTACCAGAATTTTCTTCCAAATAATTTCTATTTTCCTCTTGTGATATGACTGTCGGCCCTTTCTTCAGTCCCCTGTATTCTGCCCCAGGAGGCTCTCTGGACCTCTGTTATGGTCTGAGCACCTTTGGGAAACAGGCAACTCTGTTGTTGGCTGGGCTGCGGCCAGGTAGCTGCCTTTTCAGGTGGGCTTTGCTGCAACCTCTGCCGGGCATGTCTTTCTGCAGAGTGGAGATGATGAGGACTACCAGCGCATCTACACCACAAAGATCAAGCCACGCCTGAAGTCTGAGGATGGAGTAGAAGGGGACCTTGGGGAGACCCAGAGCCGTACCATCACAGTGACCAGAAGGGTCACAGCCTACACTGTGGATGTGACCGGTCGAGAAGGAGTGAAGGACATTGACATCAGCAGCCCTGAGTTCATGATCAAGATACCAAGGCATGAAGTGACTGAAATCTCCACTACGGATGTGGAAACCCAGTCTGGGAAGACGGTGATCAGACTGCCCTCGGGATCCGGGGCAGTCTCTCCATCCACAGGCTCTGCTGTGGATATCCGGGCAGGTGCCATTTCTGCTACAGGACCAGAGTTTGAAGGTGCCGGCCACTCAAAATTCCAGGTCACTGTGCCTGGGATAAAGGTGGGAAGCCCAGGTGTCAATGCCAAAGCAAAGGGCTTGgacttgggaggtaaaggaggGATCCAAGTTCCAGGAGTGGACATCTCGTCTTCTCTTGGGACTGGCTCGGTAGAGGTACAGGGCCCCTCCCTCCAGAGTGGTGATATTGGGAAAATTAAAATTCCTACCATGAAGATGCCAAAATTTGGTGTGTCAGCAGGCCCAGATGGCCAGATACCAGGGGTAGAGCTGAGTGTTTCTGCACCTGAATTCTCTGTGGGGCACAAGGGTGACAAGCCAGGCTTGACCATTGGTGGGGACATCCAGGCCCCTCATCTGGAAGTCAGTACCTCCTCTGTCAATATTGAAGGGCTTGAGGGGAAGCTGAAGGGTCCCCAAATCACTGGGCCGTCACTTGAGGGTGACTTAGGCCTGAAAGGTACCAAGCTGCAAGGGAACATAGGAATGGATGCCTGTGCTTCGAAACTTGAGGGCAACATCAGTGGTCCTAGTGTGGAGATTGAAACTCCTGATGTCAATGTTCATGGCTTAGGGGGCAAAATGGATGTGCCCAAGATGAAAGTCCCTAAATTCTCTGCAGCAGGTTCAAAAGGAGAGGGAGTTGACATTGATGTGACACTGCCCACAGGTGAAGTGACACTTCCCGGGGTCTCTGGGGATGTCAGTCTTCCTGAGATTGCTACTGATGGGCTGGAAGGGAAGATGAAGGGTGTTAAGGTCAAGACTCCTGAAATGATTGTTCAGAAACCTAAGATCTCCATGCAGGATGTAGATCTGAGCCTTGGGTCCTGTAAACTGAAAGGAGATATGAAGGTGTCTGCTCCTGAGGTGAAAGGCAATATTAAAGGCCCTCAGGTGGCAGTAAAAGGCTCCAGAGTGGACATAGAGACACCAAACTTAGAAGGGGCCTTGACAGGTCCCAAGCTCAGCAGCCCTTCTGGAAAAATGGGGGCCTGTAGGATTTCTATGGCAGACGTAGACTTAAATGTAGCTGCACCAAAAGGGAAAGGGGGTGTAGATGTCATGCTTCCCAAAGTAGAAGGGAAAGCCAAAGTCCCTGAAGTTGATGTCAAAGGCCCCAAAATGGACATCAGTGCCCCAGATGTGGAAGTCCATGGCCCAGAAGGGAACTTGAAAATGCCCAAGATGAAGATGCCCAAGTTCAGTGTCCCAGGAGTCAAAGGAGAAGGCTCAGATGTAGATGTGACTCTATCCAAAGGAGATGTCAGTATTTCAGGGCCTAAGGTCAATATAGAAGCCCCAAATGTCAATATGGAGGGTCTAGGTGGCAAACTTAAAGGTCCTGATATTAATCTGCCTGACGTAAGTGTCAAGACTCCAAATATTTCTATGCCTGATGTGGATCTGCACATCAAAGGTGCAAAGGTGAAGGGACAGTATGACATTGCAACACCAAAGCTTGAGGCAGAACTGAAAGGCCCCAAAGTGGATGCTGATACCCCAGAAGTGGATGTTCGTGGCCAAGGCCTGAAGATACCCAAGATGAAAATGCCCAAATTCAGTGTGCCAGGGTTCAAAGCAGAGGGCCCAGGAGTGGATGTGGACCTGCCCAAGGCAGATGTGGACATTTCTGGGCCTAAGGTGGAGGTCAGTGGTCCAGATGTGAGCCTTGAAGGACCAGAAGGGAAGTTGAAAGGACCTAAGTTTAAGATGCCTGAAATGAATATCAGAGCTCCAAAGATCTCCATGCCAGATGTGGACTTACACTTAAAAGGCCCCAGTGTAAAGGGAGAATATGATGTCACAGTGCCAAGGGCTGAAGGTGAGATTAAAGTTCCTGA
This is a stretch of genomic DNA from Meriones unguiculatus strain TT.TT164.6M chromosome 1, Bangor_MerUng_6.1, whole genome shotgun sequence. It encodes these proteins:
- the Ahnak gene encoding neuroblast differentiation-associated protein AHNAK isoform X2, with amino-acid sequence MEKEEEATRELLLPNWQGSGSHGLTIAQRDDGVFVQEVMQNSPAARTGVVKEGDQIVGATIYFDNLQSGEVTQLLNTMGHHTVGLKLHRKGDRSPEPGQTWTHEVFSSRSSEVVLSTAQPSALDYNDQNKPKEAGAAPISTPDAGSHVFQAVLNITVWLRMATSAGVTGYHVQKVTRTRSGPYT
- the Ahnak gene encoding neuroblast differentiation-associated protein AHNAK isoform X3 encodes the protein MEKEEEATRELLLPNWQGSGSHGLTIAQRDDGVFVQEVMQNSPAARTGVVKEGDQIVGATIYFDNLQSGEVTQLLNTMGHHTVGLKLHRKGDRSPEPGQTWTHEVFSSRSSEVVLSTAQPSALDYNDQNKPKEAGAAPISTPDAAVIKASSGRREWRPEEKQRFIEDR
- the Ahnak gene encoding neuroblast differentiation-associated protein AHNAK isoform X4, whose protein sequence is MEKEEEATRELLLPNWQGSGSHGLTIAQRDDGVFVQEVMQNSPAARTGVVKEGDQIVGATIYFDNLQSGEVTQLLNTMGHHTVGLKLHRKGDRSPEPGQTWTHEVFSSRSSEVVLSTAQPSALDYNDQNKPKEAGAAPISTPDAGGRSERPL
- the Ahnak gene encoding neuroblast differentiation-associated protein AHNAK isoform X5 — translated: MEKEEEATRELLLPNWQGSGSHGLTIAQRDDGVFVQEVMQNSPAARTGVVKEGDQIVGATIYFDNLQSGEVTQLLNTMGHHTVGLKLHRKGDRSPEPGQTWTHEVFSSRSSEVVLSTAQPSALDYNDQNKPKEAGAAPISTPDAGL